From a single Deinococcus sp. Leaf326 genomic region:
- a CDS encoding signal peptidase II → MLRVSRSIWLLILTGALLSADLLVKSWATQTLPGQTPQPIVPGLLSLTYTLNQGMAWGLFDQLTLPLALLRLLVGIALVVSLLWGIHPLPRALALSCIAAGALSNATDGLTQGAVVDYLRSPLLDTFHRGLNGQNFPIFNGADVLVLTGIVLLLLTLPRTRPRGTPQETL, encoded by the coding sequence ATGCTGCGGGTTTCCCGTTCAATCTGGCTGCTCATCTTGACTGGCGCCCTCCTCAGTGCGGACCTCCTCGTCAAGAGCTGGGCGACGCAGACCTTGCCGGGCCAAACCCCGCAGCCCATCGTGCCCGGTCTGCTGAGCCTGACATACACCCTGAACCAGGGGATGGCATGGGGGCTGTTTGACCAGCTCACCCTCCCCCTGGCGCTCTTACGCCTTCTTGTGGGCATCGCGTTGGTGGTCAGTCTCCTATGGGGCATCCATCCACTCCCGCGCGCGCTTGCCCTGAGTTGTATTGCCGCAGGCGCGCTCAGCAACGCCACGGATGGCCTCACCCAGGGCGCTGTCGTGGACTATCTCCGTTCTCCCTTGCTCGACACGTTCCACCGCGGCCTGAATGGCCAGAACTTTCCCATTTTCAATGGCGCAGACGTGCTGGTCCTGACCGGCATCGTCCTCTTGTTGCTCACCCTTCCCCGCACGCGTCCCCGTGGGACGCCTCAGGAGACCCTATGA
- a CDS encoding peptidoglycan DD-metalloendopeptidase family protein: MNVGFIRATLLVVFFCTSVLAATVQVKRGDTVSGIAKQHRTTVQAILNANPGLTPQRLIVGRTITIPPARTQALLRPTGIRVTAVLPVQGRITTPPSTAHMGLDLAARQGTVIRAALSGTVRTSTFDVRGGWGWTVVVDHGNGDMTRYSHNRINLVRVGQRVTTGQPIAQVGSSGNSTGPHLDFRMYQAGVMVNPYLLFN, encoded by the coding sequence ATGAACGTAGGTTTTATCCGAGCGACGTTGCTTGTCGTCTTCTTCTGCACCTCGGTCCTGGCAGCCACCGTACAGGTCAAGCGGGGTGACACAGTGTCAGGGATAGCCAAACAGCACAGGACCACAGTCCAGGCCATCCTAAACGCCAATCCTGGTCTCACACCTCAACGCCTGATCGTCGGCCGGACGATCACCATCCCGCCCGCCCGCACTCAAGCCCTGCTACGGCCCACAGGCATCCGGGTGACGGCGGTCCTCCCCGTACAGGGGCGGATCACCACCCCCCCGAGCACGGCACATATGGGACTGGACTTGGCGGCTCGCCAAGGCACCGTGATCCGGGCAGCGCTGAGTGGCACAGTGCGGACGTCCACGTTCGATGTCCGCGGCGGCTGGGGCTGGACGGTGGTGGTGGACCATGGCAATGGTGACATGACGCGCTACAGTCACAACCGCATAAATTTGGTGCGGGTGGGGCAGCGGGTCACGACAGGTCAGCCCATCGCGCAGGTCGGGAGCTCGGGCAACAGCACGGGACCACACCTGGACTTCCGGATGTACCAGGCAGGGGTCATGGTCAACCCGTATCTGCTTTTCAACTGA
- the lnt gene encoding apolipoprotein N-acyltransferase encodes MVCGVALGALSPPSALGWLAPLPLGLLFRAVAHASPRQAFWMTWIVTTAMFGVMLIWLPQSLGETLGWGLSLLFPVLVGLLGLTCAATVALTRWAAGSWTLGALPLAWVLLDAVREMGPLAFPWGGLGYFLSETSLVQVAEWGGVELLGLLVGGAASALAAWSWRGVWVALLWAGALTYGVTRPPEVPGTRPALLVQGAVDPRAKVQADAVREWQRYWSLTKEAQVGAQTLVVWPEAAVSWPPPAGLQMPVKGAVLLGASAGGTTPRNSVFLMQGNAVAGRQDKVHLVPFGEFFPGQASWPGAYRTVFRWLGLPDLLGRVPGHAARPLQLGDLRAGVLICYESVFASQARELVAQGANVLVTPSNDAWFGSSRGAEQHFRMGRVRAVETRRWWLRVGNDGITAVVDPQGQVRRRLVRFTPGTLPVMFDVREDRTLSVQWPGWVVWGAALGWVLICLHMRTVAHICRQSRC; translated from the coding sequence TTGGTCTGTGGGGTTGCGCTCGGGGCGCTCTCTCCACCGTCCGCCCTGGGATGGCTGGCGCCCCTGCCGTTAGGCCTACTCTTCCGGGCAGTGGCCCATGCCTCACCTCGCCAGGCATTCTGGATGACCTGGATCGTCACCACCGCCATGTTTGGGGTCATGTTGATCTGGCTCCCTCAAAGTCTTGGAGAAACATTGGGGTGGGGGCTCAGTCTCCTCTTCCCCGTGCTCGTGGGCCTGCTGGGTTTAACCTGCGCGGCCACGGTTGCCCTGACGCGTTGGGCAGCGGGTTCATGGACGTTAGGAGCTTTGCCACTGGCCTGGGTGTTGTTAGACGCGGTGCGGGAGATGGGTCCCTTAGCCTTTCCCTGGGGGGGATTGGGGTATTTCCTGAGTGAGACATCGCTGGTGCAGGTGGCAGAGTGGGGTGGCGTTGAGCTGCTTGGACTGTTGGTCGGCGGAGCGGCGAGCGCTTTGGCGGCGTGGTCTTGGCGTGGCGTGTGGGTCGCGCTGCTGTGGGCAGGCGCCTTGACGTACGGGGTGACACGGCCGCCCGAGGTGCCAGGAACTCGCCCGGCGCTACTGGTGCAGGGCGCGGTCGATCCACGGGCAAAGGTGCAGGCCGATGCCGTACGGGAGTGGCAGCGGTACTGGTCATTGACGAAAGAGGCACAGGTGGGCGCACAGACGTTGGTGGTCTGGCCAGAAGCGGCTGTGTCCTGGCCGCCCCCAGCAGGCCTCCAGATGCCGGTGAAGGGCGCAGTGCTGCTTGGGGCTTCAGCGGGCGGAACAACGCCCAGGAACTCCGTCTTTCTGATGCAAGGGAATGCAGTGGCAGGGCGGCAGGACAAGGTTCACCTGGTCCCGTTTGGAGAGTTCTTCCCCGGTCAGGCGAGCTGGCCAGGGGCGTACCGCACGGTCTTCCGCTGGCTGGGTTTGCCTGACCTGCTGGGTCGAGTCCCGGGTCACGCAGCTCGCCCGTTACAGCTGGGTGATCTCCGGGCTGGAGTGTTGATCTGCTATGAGTCGGTATTTGCTTCGCAAGCGCGTGAACTGGTCGCACAGGGCGCGAATGTGCTGGTGACACCGTCGAATGATGCCTGGTTCGGATCGTCACGAGGCGCAGAACAGCACTTCCGGATGGGGCGGGTGCGGGCGGTGGAGACGCGCCGGTGGTGGTTGCGCGTAGGGAACGATGGCATTACGGCCGTGGTAGATCCGCAGGGGCAGGTCAGAAGGCGACTGGTCCGGTTCACACCAGGGACCTTACCCGTGATGTTCGATGTGCGCGAGGACCGCACGCTGAGTGTGCAGTGGCCGGGGTGGGTCGTGTGGGGCGCCGCGCTGGGATGGGTCCTGATCTGCCTGCATATGAGAACAGTTGCTCACATATGCAGGCAAAGTCGCTGCTAG
- a CDS encoding ZIP family metal transporter yields MSVPISQILTLTMIPVAATVVGGVAAAFRAPAERTRSFVQHFAAGVVFAVVAGELLPEITAGHQPLGVVIGFALGVAVMLLVRQWAERLENTNTAQGRSASTGNLGLLVAVGIDVLLDGLLIGVGFAAGARVGTLLIVALTLELLFLGVSVASSLVQDGASRGRVIGTVSGLSLLVVVGALLGGTLLQGLTGLALEIVLSFGAAALLFLVTEELLTEAHEVKETPLITSAFFAGFVALYLLELLT; encoded by the coding sequence GTGAGTGTTCCCATCTCTCAGATCTTGACCCTGACGATGATTCCGGTGGCGGCCACGGTCGTGGGAGGGGTGGCGGCCGCATTCCGCGCCCCTGCAGAACGGACGCGCAGTTTTGTGCAACATTTCGCGGCAGGGGTCGTGTTCGCGGTGGTGGCTGGAGAACTCCTGCCGGAAATCACGGCGGGGCACCAACCTCTAGGTGTCGTGATCGGCTTCGCCCTGGGCGTGGCCGTCATGTTGCTGGTGCGGCAGTGGGCCGAGCGCCTGGAGAACACGAACACCGCGCAGGGGCGCTCCGCCTCCACCGGGAACCTGGGCTTGCTCGTCGCGGTCGGCATCGATGTGCTGCTCGACGGGCTTCTGATCGGGGTGGGCTTTGCTGCTGGCGCACGGGTCGGTACCCTCTTGATCGTGGCACTGACGCTGGAACTCTTGTTCCTGGGTGTCTCTGTCGCGTCCAGTCTCGTTCAGGATGGGGCGTCCCGGGGGCGCGTGATCGGTACGGTCAGTGGCCTCAGTCTTCTGGTGGTCGTGGGCGCCCTCCTGGGGGGCACCCTCCTGCAGGGCCTCACCGGTCTGGCGCTGGAGATCGTCCTGTCATTCGGCGCGGCAGCCCTCTTGTTTCTCGTGACTGAGGAACTGCTCACTGAGGCGCACGAGGTGAAGGAAACGCCGCTGATCACGTCTGCCTTCTTCGCCGGGTTCGTGGCGCTCTACCTGCTGGAGTTGCTGACCTGA
- a CDS encoding glutaredoxin family protein: protein MPDITLYTVPQCADCEAIKRLLQHEDAPFTEKNVRGDPQALAEMQRRADVRIAPVTIIDDQVFYGPFSDQRHRILAALGKRT, encoded by the coding sequence ATGCCGGATATCACGCTCTACACGGTTCCGCAGTGCGCAGATTGCGAGGCGATCAAACGCCTTCTCCAGCATGAGGATGCTCCGTTCACGGAGAAGAATGTGCGCGGTGACCCGCAGGCCCTGGCCGAGATGCAACGCCGCGCGGACGTGCGGATTGCGCCGGTGACGATCATCGATGACCAGGTCTTCTACGGCCCCTTCAGCGACCAGCGCCACCGGATTCTGGCGGCATTAGGGAAGCGCACGTGA
- a CDS encoding heavy metal translocating P-type ATPase, which produces MTSRPQADLPDIPQPLTYFVDGMDCASCVVKVERMVDTLPGTEGVKTSFTKQTLTLHLDEHQTSRATLEKNLKALGYTPSLLRQSPPAVTTPPEAHDHAGHDHTGHDHAEHEHAGHTHEVAPAGTPWYRTGQGRLVVTSGILLLAAWLFGFIEPRFATAGYIAATLLGVWPLAKKAVASARLGDPFSINMLVSLAAIGAVAIGEAPEGAVVVFFFAIGELLEGVAAGRARAGIQALAALAPKTALLVEGTGTREVPADQLQVGQTVQVNPGARVPADGTILRGTSSLDDSPVTGESVPVTKSAGDMVFAGSINTDGTLTIQVEKAANDNTIARIIHLVEEAESNKAPTARFIDRFSRWYTPGVVLVSALVILVPPLAFGGAWHDWLYKGISLLLIGCPCALVLSVPASITSAISAGTRRGLLIKGGGALETIGSVKTIAFDKTGTLTAGKPKVTDVLGQGLDRAEVLRLAAAVESGSSHPLAKAITQAAQESQITVPPATDAQALPGRGATATVEGRALSVTSPRHAATLAPLSAALSGAVTSFEEQGRTAVVLLEGQTPLGVIAIRDEPRPDARAALAQLHGLGVKTVMLTGDNARTGQAIARDLGLDVQAELLPEDKLRLIGELKAQGGVAMVGDGINDAPALAQSDVGIAMGGGTDVALETADAALLQERVTGVADLVALSRATMGNIKVNIAFALGLKAIFLVTTLLGYTNLWMAILADTGATALVTANALRLLRWKSQATTKTPPIAPAPHTA; this is translated from the coding sequence ATGACCTCCCGCCCTCAGGCTGACCTGCCCGACATCCCCCAGCCACTCACGTACTTCGTGGACGGCATGGACTGCGCCAGTTGCGTCGTCAAAGTCGAGCGCATGGTCGACACGCTTCCCGGCACCGAGGGCGTGAAAACCAGTTTCACCAAGCAAACCTTGACCCTGCACCTCGACGAGCACCAGACCTCCCGAGCCACCCTGGAAAAAAATCTGAAAGCCCTCGGCTATACGCCCTCGCTGCTGCGCCAATCCCCTCCAGCAGTCACCACTCCCCCCGAAGCACACGATCACGCGGGACATGACCACACGGGACATGACCACGCCGAGCACGAGCACGCTGGTCACACCCATGAGGTCGCCCCTGCCGGTACTCCCTGGTACCGGACCGGACAAGGGCGTCTGGTCGTCACCTCCGGCATTCTCCTCCTGGCCGCCTGGCTGTTCGGTTTTATCGAACCCCGCTTCGCCACCGCTGGCTATATTGCCGCGACCCTGCTCGGCGTCTGGCCACTCGCCAAGAAAGCCGTCGCCAGTGCCCGCCTCGGTGATCCCTTCAGTATCAACATGCTCGTCAGTCTCGCGGCCATCGGCGCCGTCGCCATCGGTGAAGCGCCCGAAGGCGCCGTCGTGGTGTTCTTCTTCGCCATCGGCGAACTCCTTGAAGGCGTCGCTGCTGGCCGAGCCCGCGCAGGCATCCAGGCCCTCGCCGCCCTGGCGCCCAAAACGGCACTCCTCGTCGAAGGCACCGGCACCCGGGAAGTACCCGCCGACCAACTCCAGGTAGGTCAGACCGTACAGGTCAACCCCGGCGCTCGTGTACCCGCAGACGGTACGATCTTGCGCGGGACCTCCAGCCTCGACGACAGCCCCGTGACCGGGGAGAGCGTCCCCGTGACGAAAAGTGCCGGCGACATGGTCTTCGCCGGGAGCATCAACACCGACGGCACACTGACCATTCAGGTGGAGAAAGCGGCGAACGACAACACCATCGCGCGCATCATCCATCTGGTCGAGGAGGCCGAGAGCAACAAAGCGCCGACCGCCCGCTTCATCGACCGCTTCAGCCGCTGGTACACCCCAGGCGTGGTCCTGGTGTCCGCACTGGTCATCCTGGTCCCGCCCCTCGCGTTCGGTGGCGCATGGCATGACTGGCTGTACAAGGGCATCAGCCTTCTGCTGATCGGTTGCCCTTGCGCACTGGTGCTCAGCGTTCCCGCGTCCATCACCAGCGCCATCAGTGCCGGTACCCGCCGGGGCCTCCTCATCAAAGGCGGCGGCGCCCTGGAAACCATCGGAAGCGTCAAGACCATCGCCTTCGACAAGACCGGTACCCTCACCGCCGGGAAGCCCAAAGTCACCGACGTTCTCGGACAGGGCCTGGACCGTGCCGAAGTGCTGCGCCTCGCGGCGGCCGTCGAGTCCGGCAGCAGTCATCCCCTCGCCAAGGCCATCACCCAGGCCGCGCAGGAAAGCCAGATCACCGTGCCACCCGCGACGGACGCCCAGGCCCTTCCGGGGAGAGGCGCGACCGCTACGGTGGAAGGCCGGGCCCTCAGTGTGACCTCGCCTCGCCACGCGGCGACCCTGGCCCCCTTGAGTGCGGCGCTCAGCGGCGCTGTCACCTCCTTCGAGGAACAGGGCCGGACCGCTGTCGTGCTCCTGGAGGGCCAGACGCCGCTCGGCGTCATCGCCATCCGTGACGAGCCCCGACCGGACGCGCGCGCCGCCCTGGCTCAGTTGCACGGCCTGGGCGTGAAGACGGTCATGTTGACCGGAGACAATGCTCGTACCGGTCAGGCCATCGCCCGCGACCTGGGCCTGGACGTGCAGGCCGAACTGCTTCCCGAAGATAAACTGCGTCTCATCGGTGAACTGAAGGCCCAGGGTGGCGTGGCCATGGTCGGGGACGGCATCAACGACGCGCCGGCGCTGGCGCAGAGTGACGTGGGCATCGCCATGGGTGGCGGCACCGATGTCGCCCTGGAAACTGCAGATGCCGCGCTGCTTCAGGAACGCGTCACCGGCGTGGCTGATCTGGTGGCCCTCTCCCGCGCCACGATGGGAAACATCAAGGTCAACATCGCCTTCGCCCTGGGCCTCAAGGCCATCTTCCTCGTCACCACCCTGCTGGGCTACACCAATCTCTGGATGGCCATCCTGGCGGACACCGGAGCTACCGCACTGGTTACCGCAAACGCCCTGCGACTGCTGCGCTGGAAGAGTCAAGCGACGACCAAGACCCCGCCCATCGCCCCTGCGCCCCACACCGCATAA